The following are encoded together in the Proteiniphilum saccharofermentans genome:
- the nth gene encoding endonuclease III, with protein sequence MTKKERYKKVIDWFIENAESAETELHYQNDYQLLVAVILSAQCTDKRVNMVTPALFEVFPVPEVMAASTPEAVFEYIKSCSYPNNKAKNLVGMAKKLLSDFGGEVPNDIDSLLTIPGVGRKTANVMLAVAFNKPAMPVDTHVFRVANRIGLTDNSKTPLETERELVKYIPSELLSKAHHWLILHGRYICVARRPKCEICGLSPWCKYYEKHFGSGMTVHSGTKTSRKANKPKK encoded by the coding sequence ATGACCAAAAAGGAGCGTTATAAAAAGGTAATCGACTGGTTCATAGAAAATGCGGAATCAGCCGAGACGGAGTTGCATTATCAGAACGATTATCAATTGCTGGTGGCGGTGATTCTCTCTGCGCAGTGTACCGACAAGCGGGTGAATATGGTTACACCCGCTTTGTTCGAAGTATTCCCTGTGCCCGAAGTAATGGCCGCTTCAACACCCGAAGCAGTTTTCGAATACATCAAATCCTGCTCCTATCCCAATAACAAAGCGAAGAATCTGGTCGGGATGGCGAAAAAGCTGCTCTCCGACTTCGGGGGTGAAGTGCCTAACGATATCGACTCGTTGCTTACCATCCCGGGCGTTGGCCGTAAAACAGCCAATGTGATGCTGGCTGTCGCATTCAATAAACCTGCCATGCCTGTAGATACGCATGTTTTCCGTGTAGCAAACCGCATCGGATTGACCGACAATTCCAAAACACCACTTGAAACAGAACGGGAACTGGTGAAATATATTCCGTCAGAATTGCTCTCGAAAGCGCACCACTGGCTTATCCTGCACGGGCGATACATCTGCGTGGCGCGAAGACCGAAATGCGAGATCTGCGGTCTCAGTCCATGGTGTAAATATTATGAGAAGCATTTCGGATCAGGCATGACTGTCCACTCAGGAACAAAGA
- a CDS encoding DUF2283 domain-containing protein — MNIQYDKEADALYIKFSENNIVESEEKENNIVLDYDSEKNIVGIEILYFVKKHKQSIFPAFKEVEKAVWESNLAAG; from the coding sequence ATGAATATTCAATATGACAAAGAGGCCGATGCTTTATATATAAAATTTTCCGAAAACAATATTGTCGAAAGTGAAGAAAAAGAGAATAATATTGTATTAGATTACGATAGCGAAAAAAATATAGTAGGAATCGAAATCCTCTACTTTGTAAAAAAACACAAACAATCTATTTTTCCTGCATTTAAAGAGGTGGAAAAAGCGGTTTGGGAAAGTAACCTTGCAGCCGGATAA
- a CDS encoding DUF4258 domain-containing protein, which produces MKERNLKTKWILETVQHPDEQIDIAEDETHFYKIIAEYQDKWLKVVVNKMNNIIITAYFDRNKKGK; this is translated from the coding sequence ATGAAGGAGCGAAATTTAAAAACCAAATGGATTTTAGAGACCGTCCAACATCCCGATGAACAGATAGATATAGCAGAAGATGAAACCCATTTTTATAAAATAATAGCAGAATATCAGGATAAATGGCTTAAAGTAGTAGTAAATAAGATGAATAATATTATAATAACAGCTTATTTTGATAGAAACAAGAAAGGGAAATAA
- a CDS encoding M81 family metallopeptidase, whose protein sequence is MKKITIAFSIGLILLASGCNSGTVKKELPRIAIAGIAIESSTFSPAVTHEDAFRARTGEDIFSYYPFMAPDSGIIDRAVWLPTLRGHAMPGGIVTREAYESLVTKTLDLLKETLPLDGLFFDIHGAMSVQGLDDPEGDFLMRIRDVVGTDVLISTSMDPHGSVTHRLAQNTDLITCYRLSPHEDAIETKKRAVINLLDRLENGKGKPAYKAWIRVPILLPGEQTSTRIEPGKTLTGQIPGLLEEDKVIDASVWLSYPWADAPRNHGVVMAYGDDKEAVARVAEKLAHHFWNVRKEFDFVAPTTYLDNALAQALASDKKPFIISDMGDNPTAGGAGDVTWTLHELFKRPEFRASGSKTLIYASIPGPELVRQAIEAGVGGQVDGMAGAEVDNRYAPPIRLKGEVTAIDEDDDNAKAVVKSGNIYTIVTEKRTAYHYEKNFTDLGLNPREADILVVKIGYLVPELYDMRGDWVMALTPGGVDQDLLRLPYERVQRPIYPLDPDMEDPDLSARFIPSSDEIKR, encoded by the coding sequence ATGAAAAAAATAACTATCGCATTTTCAATAGGTCTGATATTGTTGGCATCAGGCTGTAACAGCGGCACTGTTAAAAAGGAATTACCAAGAATTGCCATTGCGGGTATTGCCATCGAATCCAGTACCTTTTCACCGGCAGTGACCCACGAAGATGCTTTCAGGGCACGTACCGGGGAAGATATTTTTTCCTACTACCCTTTTATGGCTCCCGATTCAGGAATAATAGACCGGGCCGTATGGCTTCCTACCCTCCGTGGACACGCTATGCCGGGAGGTATTGTCACCCGTGAAGCATACGAGTCGCTGGTGACAAAGACTTTGGACCTGTTGAAAGAGACCTTGCCTTTGGACGGACTTTTCTTCGATATCCACGGGGCAATGAGCGTACAGGGGTTAGATGATCCCGAGGGTGATTTTCTGATGCGTATTCGTGATGTGGTGGGTACTGATGTACTGATCTCCACCTCAATGGACCCGCACGGCAGTGTAACACACCGTCTGGCCCAGAATACCGACCTGATTACCTGCTACCGGCTCTCTCCCCACGAGGATGCTATCGAAACGAAAAAAAGGGCCGTCATCAACTTGCTTGACAGGTTAGAAAATGGCAAAGGAAAACCTGCTTATAAAGCATGGATCCGCGTTCCTATCCTCCTTCCGGGTGAACAGACCAGTACCCGTATCGAACCGGGAAAGACCCTTACCGGCCAGATCCCCGGCCTGCTTGAAGAGGATAAGGTGATCGATGCCTCCGTCTGGTTATCTTACCCCTGGGCTGATGCACCGCGAAACCATGGAGTGGTAATGGCATATGGAGACGATAAAGAAGCAGTAGCCAGGGTAGCTGAAAAGCTGGCACATCATTTCTGGAACGTAAGGAAAGAATTTGATTTTGTAGCTCCCACTACTTATCTGGATAATGCATTGGCACAAGCATTGGCAAGCGATAAAAAACCATTTATCATTAGTGATATGGGAGATAATCCTACTGCCGGTGGTGCGGGAGATGTCACCTGGACTCTGCATGAACTGTTCAAACGTCCCGAGTTCCGTGCTTCCGGAAGCAAAACATTGATTTATGCTTCCATTCCCGGCCCGGAATTGGTCAGACAAGCCATCGAGGCAGGGGTTGGCGGACAGGTAGACGGCATGGCCGGCGCCGAAGTGGACAATCGTTATGCGCCGCCTATTCGCCTGAAGGGAGAGGTGACGGCTATTGATGAAGATGATGACAATGCCAAAGCTGTAGTGAAAAGTGGGAATATCTACACCATTGTAACGGAAAAAAGGACGGCCTACCACTATGAGAAGAACTTCACCGATCTGGGATTAAACCCGAGAGAAGCTGATATTTTAGTGGTGAAGATAGGATACCTTGTACCAGAATTGTACGATATGCGCGGTGATTGGGTGATGGCGCTTACACCCGGTGGTGTGGATCAGGATCTGTTGAGATTACCGTATGAGAGAGTTCAACGCCCGATCTATCCGCTTGATCCCGACATGGAAGATCCCGATCTGAGTGCACGGTTCATACCATCGTCGGACGAAATAAAACGGTAA
- a CDS encoding 16S rRNA (uracil(1498)-N(3))-methyltransferase has protein sequence MADTLFYSPTLLESSLLPEKESQHCVKVLRMREGDKLTVTDGQGSFYECTLLQANPKQCLVDIQNCIEKPKGWGYNLRIAFAPTKQMERNEWFVEKAVEIGIDRFTPMLCHYSERREVKTERLEKIAVSAMKQSQRSYLPKIDELSQFEKVISEPFNGKKYIAHCYDLPKKQLAQHYKKDENAFFLIGPEGDFSQEEVEKAIATGFEPVTLGDSRLRTETACLVAIHTIHVINSLS, from the coding sequence ATGGCTGACACACTCTTCTATTCACCCACTCTTTTGGAAAGCTCCCTACTTCCCGAAAAGGAATCGCAACATTGTGTAAAAGTACTCCGTATGCGGGAAGGCGATAAACTTACTGTGACAGACGGGCAAGGATCTTTTTATGAATGTACACTGCTTCAGGCCAATCCAAAGCAATGCTTGGTAGATATTCAAAACTGTATTGAAAAACCTAAAGGGTGGGGGTATAATCTCCGTATCGCTTTTGCTCCTACCAAACAGATGGAACGGAACGAGTGGTTCGTCGAGAAAGCCGTGGAAATCGGGATCGATAGATTTACCCCAATGCTCTGTCATTATTCTGAACGTAGAGAGGTCAAGACTGAGCGTCTGGAGAAGATCGCAGTTTCAGCAATGAAACAGTCACAGCGATCTTATCTACCCAAAATTGATGAATTATCCCAATTTGAAAAGGTAATCTCAGAACCGTTCAATGGAAAAAAATATATAGCGCATTGCTATGATCTTCCTAAGAAGCAGTTGGCTCAGCACTATAAAAAGGATGAAAACGCCTTTTTCCTTATCGGACCGGAAGGAGATTTTAGTCAGGAAGAGGTGGAGAAAGCAATTGCGACCGGCTTTGAACCGGTTACTCTGGGCGATTCCCGGCTTAGGACAGAGACAGCCTGCCTGGTCGCCATACATACTATACATGTAATCAATAGTTTATCATAA
- a CDS encoding bifunctional nuclease family protein has product MSKKVKLSVLGISFSQVQAGAYALIFAEENGIRRLPIVIGTPEAQSIAIVMEGIIPPRPLSHDLICSIWNELGVELQEVLIHKFEDGAFFSELLLLQNGKEYRIDSRTSDAVALAIRTHSPIFTTEEIMQKMAIVFDEQAPAGSIEPENNEPPQGEEELSGLRLDILKNRLDDAVKEENYELATRLRDEINRRENKS; this is encoded by the coding sequence GTGTCAAAAAAAGTCAAACTGTCCGTATTGGGAATATCTTTCAGTCAGGTACAGGCCGGGGCTTATGCACTTATCTTTGCAGAGGAAAATGGCATACGCCGGTTACCGATTGTCATTGGTACTCCTGAAGCGCAATCCATTGCAATTGTAATGGAAGGAATTATCCCGCCTAGGCCTCTTTCGCACGACCTGATATGTTCCATCTGGAATGAACTGGGGGTTGAATTACAGGAAGTTTTGATCCATAAATTCGAAGACGGCGCATTCTTCTCGGAATTGCTGCTACTACAAAACGGCAAAGAGTACCGCATCGACTCCCGTACCTCCGATGCAGTGGCCTTAGCTATCCGCACTCACTCCCCTATCTTTACTACAGAGGAAATCATGCAAAAAATGGCAATCGTCTTCGATGAACAGGCTCCTGCAGGTTCTATTGAACCGGAGAATAATGAGCCTCCTCAAGGGGAAGAAGAACTATCGGGTCTAAGATTGGATATTCTCAAGAATCGCCTTGACGATGCAGTGAAGGAAGAGAATTACGAGCTGGCGACCCGCCTACGTGATGAGATAAACCGAAGGGAGAATAAATCCTGA
- a CDS encoding RNA methyltransferase: protein MSLSKNKIKYIRSLNEKKFRNEHNTFVAEGTKLVFDLLRTCRCQLIAALPSILSSHPELKAEEIIAADENELKKATFLKTAPQIIGVFYRPSQEIEKIDFSNQLCLVLEGIQDPGNMGTIIRIADWFGIEHIISSYDSVDIFNPKTVQATMGAIARIKVFYTDIKDLLRQQSHSPIYGTFLEGEDIYSTSLSNNGFIVMGSEGRGISRETEKLINKKLFIPNFPEGRATSESLNVATATAITCAEFRRRSRS from the coding sequence ATGAGTTTAAGTAAAAACAAAATAAAATATATCAGGTCGTTGAACGAGAAAAAATTTCGCAACGAACACAATACTTTCGTGGCAGAAGGTACGAAGTTGGTTTTCGACCTATTAAGAACTTGTCGCTGTCAACTGATCGCTGCATTACCTTCCATTTTATCATCCCATCCCGAATTAAAGGCCGAAGAGATTATTGCAGCAGATGAAAACGAATTAAAAAAGGCTACTTTTCTGAAAACAGCACCGCAAATTATTGGTGTTTTTTATCGTCCATCACAGGAGATTGAAAAAATTGATTTCAGTAATCAATTATGCCTTGTACTCGAAGGTATCCAGGATCCCGGAAATATGGGAACTATTATCCGTATCGCCGACTGGTTCGGCATCGAACATATCATAAGCTCTTACGATAGTGTCGACATCTTTAACCCCAAGACCGTGCAGGCTACCATGGGAGCCATTGCCCGTATAAAAGTATTTTATACCGATATCAAAGATCTCCTGAGACAGCAATCGCATTCTCCCATCTACGGCACTTTCCTGGAAGGAGAAGATATTTATTCTACCTCCCTTTCAAATAATGGTTTCATTGTTATGGGAAGTGAGGGCAGAGGCATTAGCCGTGAGACTGAGAAGTTGATTAACAAGAAACTTTTTATTCCCAATTTCCCGGAAGGAAGAGCTACTTCAGAATCATTAAATGTGGCTACAGCTACAGCAATCACCTGTGCGGAATTTCGACGCAGGTCAAGGTCATAA
- a CDS encoding transketolase family protein, producing the protein MNDNTLLNKAADNIRILSASMVERAKSGHPGGAMGGADFINVLFSEFLEYDPEDPAWELRDRFFLDPGHMSPMLYSVLCLSGKYSLDELKEFRQWGSPTPGHPEIDVMRGVENTSGPLGQGHAYAAGAAIAAKFLQARLGDVINHTIYSFISDGGIQEEISQGVGRIAGHLGLNNLIMFYDSNNIQLSTTTDAVTSEDVAKKYEAWNWKVITIDGNNVDEIRRALKEAKTENEKPTLIIGNTVMGRGALAADCTSFECQVSTHGQPLSAAGADFDQTIRNLGGDPENPFVIFPESEELYAGRKEQLKEIVSAKRAKQEEWAKANPGLAEKKHKWFARELPSIDWAAIQQKPDNATRAASATVLGELAKQVENMIVASADLSNSDKTDGFLKYTKAFVKNDFSGAFLQAGVSEFTMACLSIGMGLHGGVIPACGTFFVFSDYMKPAIRVAALMETPVIFIWTHDAFRVGEDGPTHQPVEHEAQIRLLEKLQNHHGKNSVLILRPADVHETTVAWKMAMENSTTPTGLILSRQNIKDLPTSGKSRFSEALNSGKGAYIVQDDADYDVILLASGSEVSTLVEGAYLLRADGVKVRIVSVPSEGLFRTQSPEYQDSVLPKGKKKFGLTAGLPVTLEGLVGSDGAVWGMTSFGFSAPYKILDEKLGYTGKNVYEQVKKLL; encoded by the coding sequence ATGAACGATAACACCTTACTGAACAAAGCGGCCGATAATATTCGAATTCTTTCGGCATCAATGGTAGAGCGGGCGAAATCAGGCCATCCCGGTGGAGCAATGGGAGGTGCCGATTTTATTAATGTCCTTTTTTCTGAGTTTTTAGAGTATGACCCCGAAGATCCGGCATGGGAATTGAGGGACCGTTTCTTTCTTGATCCGGGGCATATGTCGCCGATGCTTTATTCTGTACTTTGTCTCAGTGGCAAATATTCATTGGATGAATTGAAAGAATTCCGCCAGTGGGGTAGTCCTACCCCCGGGCATCCCGAGATTGATGTGATGCGGGGTGTGGAGAATACATCCGGGCCGTTGGGACAAGGTCATGCTTATGCCGCCGGAGCAGCCATTGCTGCCAAATTTTTACAAGCAAGACTGGGAGATGTCATAAATCACACTATTTATAGTTTTATTTCCGATGGAGGTATCCAGGAGGAAATTTCGCAAGGAGTAGGGCGTATTGCCGGTCATTTGGGATTGAATAACCTGATCATGTTCTATGATTCTAATAATATACAGCTCTCCACTACTACCGATGCAGTTACCAGTGAGGATGTGGCGAAAAAGTATGAAGCGTGGAACTGGAAAGTAATTACGATAGATGGTAATAATGTTGATGAAATCCGTCGTGCATTGAAAGAGGCCAAGACCGAGAATGAGAAGCCCACACTGATCATAGGTAACACCGTAATGGGGCGTGGTGCGTTAGCCGCGGATTGTACCTCATTCGAATGCCAGGTTTCTACACACGGACAACCGTTAAGTGCTGCCGGCGCTGATTTCGACCAAACCATCAGGAATTTAGGTGGTGATCCGGAAAATCCTTTCGTGATTTTCCCCGAGTCAGAAGAACTCTATGCCGGAAGAAAAGAGCAACTGAAAGAAATAGTATCTGCAAAAAGAGCAAAACAGGAGGAATGGGCAAAAGCCAATCCCGGACTGGCTGAGAAAAAGCATAAATGGTTTGCGCGTGAGTTGCCTTCTATCGACTGGGCCGCTATTCAACAGAAGCCGGATAACGCTACCCGTGCAGCTTCAGCTACCGTTTTGGGTGAGTTGGCGAAACAAGTGGAGAATATGATCGTAGCATCAGCCGACCTCTCCAATTCGGATAAGACGGACGGTTTCTTGAAATATACAAAAGCGTTTGTGAAGAATGATTTTTCCGGTGCGTTCCTTCAGGCCGGAGTTTCCGAATTTACGATGGCTTGCCTTAGTATCGGGATGGGTCTTCATGGAGGAGTTATCCCTGCTTGTGGAACTTTCTTTGTCTTCTCTGACTATATGAAGCCTGCCATTAGGGTAGCTGCATTGATGGAAACACCGGTCATTTTCATATGGACTCACGATGCATTCCGTGTTGGCGAAGATGGTCCCACCCATCAACCGGTAGAACACGAAGCACAGATACGCTTGTTAGAGAAATTACAAAATCATCACGGTAAGAACTCAGTGCTTATACTTCGTCCTGCCGATGTCCATGAGACGACTGTCGCATGGAAGATGGCGATGGAAAACAGTACGACACCTACGGGGCTGATCCTTTCCCGCCAGAATATTAAAGATCTTCCTACTTCAGGTAAATCTCGTTTCAGTGAAGCATTGAATTCCGGAAAAGGTGCTTATATCGTTCAAGATGATGCGGATTATGATGTGATATTGCTTGCTTCGGGATCAGAAGTGTCTACCTTGGTAGAAGGTGCATATCTTCTACGGGCTGACGGAGTAAAGGTACGCATAGTCTCTGTCCCGTCAGAGGGATTATTCAGGACCCAATCTCCCGAATACCAGGATTCAGTATTGCCCAAAGGGAAGAAGAAATTTGGCCTTACTGCCGGACTTCCCGTAACTTTGGAAGGGCTGGTCGGTTCCGATGGGGCAGTATGGGGGATGACATCCTTTGGATTTTCGGCTCCCTATAAGATCCTCGACGAAAAATTGGGATATACCGGAAAAAATGTTTACGAACAGGTGAAGAAATTGTTATAA
- the rpiB gene encoding ribose 5-phosphate isomerase B: MSLFDNSEKPIGLASDHAGYKVKQFIIKVLQEKGIPYRDFGAYSEESSDYPDFAHPLAKAIENDECYPGVAICGTGIGISIALNKHQGVRAALCWNPEVAFLARAHNDANILALPGRLLSEEEIYEILVTFLNTPFEGGRHQRRVSKIPCG, encoded by the coding sequence ATGTCTTTATTCGATAATTCAGAAAAACCTATAGGGTTGGCATCCGACCATGCGGGCTATAAAGTAAAGCAATTCATCATCAAAGTGCTTCAAGAAAAAGGGATTCCCTACAGAGATTTTGGAGCCTATTCTGAGGAAAGCAGTGACTATCCCGATTTTGCTCATCCTTTGGCAAAAGCCATAGAAAACGACGAGTGTTACCCGGGAGTAGCCATTTGTGGGACAGGGATAGGAATCAGTATTGCGTTGAATAAGCATCAGGGAGTACGTGCCGCTTTATGCTGGAATCCCGAAGTAGCCTTCCTTGCAAGAGCTCACAATGATGCGAATATCCTGGCACTGCCGGGCAGGTTGCTGAGTGAAGAGGAAATCTATGAAATATTGGTGACTTTTTTGAATACACCTTTTGAAGGAGGACGCCACCAAAGGAGAGTAAGTAAAATCCCTTGCGGATAA
- a CDS encoding S41 family peptidase, whose amino-acid sequence MKKRRRYTTLLLLQLIFWLGCSDIGMQFDNHPRGNFDALWTILDRNYCFFEYKDIDWDSVYKEYSARITSDMDNDALFKLMGQMLAELKDGHVNLTAAHDVTRYWEWQEDYPSNFDVSVQKHYLGNDYGIASGMRYKILEDNIGYLYYGSFSNDIGHGNLDQVLNRMAICRGLIIDVRSNGGGSLTNVEKITSRFFNERRLIGYISHKIGPGHNDFSTLYPKYVESSDRVRYQKPVVVLTNRGCYSATNEFVSIMKYAPNVTVMGDKTGGGSGLPFTSELPNGWSVRFSASPMFNAEREHIEFGVEPDIYVNMEGEDKEKNKDTIIERARTLLKNQ is encoded by the coding sequence ATGAAGAAGAGGAGAAGGTATACTACACTTTTGTTATTACAACTTATCTTTTGGTTGGGTTGTAGTGATATAGGGATGCAATTCGATAATCACCCGAGGGGTAATTTCGATGCATTATGGACTATTCTGGATAGAAATTACTGTTTTTTTGAATATAAGGATATTGATTGGGATAGTGTATATAAGGAGTACAGTGCACGTATAACTTCCGATATGGACAATGATGCCCTCTTTAAATTGATGGGGCAGATGCTTGCGGAATTGAAGGACGGGCATGTGAATTTAACCGCAGCACACGACGTAACCCGTTATTGGGAATGGCAGGAAGATTATCCATCCAATTTTGATGTATCAGTACAAAAACATTACCTGGGAAATGATTACGGCATTGCTTCCGGAATGAGATATAAAATATTGGAAGACAATATCGGTTATCTCTATTACGGTAGTTTTTCCAATGATATAGGACATGGAAACCTAGACCAGGTATTAAACAGGATGGCTATTTGTAGGGGACTTATCATTGATGTGAGGAGTAACGGCGGGGGAAGTCTCACCAATGTCGAAAAGATTACCAGCCGATTTTTTAATGAACGCCGCCTTATTGGTTATATTTCCCACAAAATCGGTCCTGGACATAACGATTTCTCCACCCTATATCCTAAATATGTAGAAAGTTCCGACAGGGTACGTTATCAGAAACCGGTAGTTGTGCTTACCAACAGGGGATGTTACAGTGCTACCAACGAGTTTGTCAGCATCATGAAGTACGCTCCCAATGTAACTGTAATGGGCGATAAGACAGGGGGCGGTAGTGGATTGCCGTTTACTTCCGAACTGCCCAATGGCTGGTCAGTTCGTTTTTCGGCTTCCCCTATGTTCAATGCAGAAAGAGAACATATCGAATTCGGTGTAGAACCCGATATATATGTGAATATGGAAGGAGAAGACAAGGAAAAGAATAAAGATACAATAATTGAGAGAGCACGTACCTTGTTGAAAAATCAGTGA
- a CDS encoding aminopeptidase P family protein, translated as MFEERIYIERREKLKKQFQTGKLLFLGNDECGINYADNTYYYRQDSTFLYYFGISKPDLIALIDIDGDKEYVFGDDPTVDSIVWTGSQPKISELAGKAGIHHTGDLSAFRKKISGLDKQSVKYLPPYRAEHFLKLNDFLGYSVAEATAKASREFIVAVAGQRNIKSQEEIEEIERAVDVTSDMHLAAMHYARAGMTEAQVTARVHEVAIAAGGNLSFPIIGTINGQFLHNHYHGNTLKEGDLFLLDAGYETPLGYAGDMSSTFPVSRKFTEQQKDIYRITLDAHHKAIELAKPGVNFRDVHLHVGEVLFDGLKALGLTKGDTKEAVANGAHALFFPCGTGHLMGLDVHDMENLGEQIVGYAGVPKSTQFGLKSLRLGRELQPGFVLTIEPGIYFIPELIDHWESNKINGDFINFNEVNKYRDFGGIRNEEDILITETGNRVLGKPLAKTIEEVESEREKAWLG; from the coding sequence ATGTTTGAGGAAAGGATCTATATCGAAAGGAGAGAGAAGTTGAAGAAACAGTTTCAAACAGGGAAACTGCTTTTTCTCGGGAATGATGAATGCGGTATCAATTATGCTGATAATACCTATTACTACCGTCAAGATAGTACATTCCTCTATTACTTCGGAATCAGTAAACCCGATTTGATCGCTTTGATTGATATCGATGGGGATAAGGAGTATGTCTTTGGGGATGATCCTACGGTCGATTCAATTGTCTGGACAGGCTCCCAGCCTAAGATCAGTGAGTTGGCTGGAAAGGCGGGTATACACCATACAGGCGATTTGTCGGCATTCCGGAAGAAAATCTCGGGTCTCGACAAGCAGTCGGTCAAGTACCTGCCGCCTTACAGGGCTGAACATTTTCTCAAACTCAACGACTTTCTTGGATATTCGGTGGCGGAAGCCACAGCTAAAGCGAGCAGGGAGTTTATCGTTGCGGTGGCCGGGCAACGTAATATCAAATCGCAAGAAGAGATAGAGGAAATTGAAAGGGCAGTCGATGTGACGTCCGATATGCATTTAGCCGCCATGCATTATGCCCGTGCGGGGATGACTGAAGCGCAGGTAACAGCCAGGGTGCATGAAGTGGCCATCGCAGCGGGAGGAAATCTTTCCTTCCCAATCATCGGCACTATCAACGGACAGTTCTTGCATAATCATTATCACGGAAACACCCTAAAGGAGGGAGACCTGTTTCTCCTGGATGCAGGATATGAGACTCCGTTAGGATATGCCGGTGATATGAGCAGCACCTTTCCGGTATCCCGGAAATTTACTGAGCAGCAGAAAGATATTTATCGTATCACACTCGACGCACATCATAAAGCGATTGAACTGGCTAAACCGGGTGTCAATTTCAGGGATGTGCATCTTCATGTGGGGGAAGTACTCTTCGATGGACTGAAAGCGTTAGGATTGACCAAAGGGGATACCAAAGAGGCTGTCGCCAATGGAGCACATGCGCTTTTCTTCCCGTGTGGCACCGGACACCTGATGGGACTGGATGTACACGATATGGAAAATCTCGGCGAACAGATTGTCGGTTACGCAGGTGTACCAAAAAGTACACAATTCGGACTGAAATCATTACGCCTGGGACGTGAATTGCAACCGGGTTTCGTGTTGACCATTGAACCTGGAATCTATTTCATTCCGGAATTGATCGATCACTGGGAAAGCAATAAAATAAACGGCGATTTTATAAACTTCAATGAGGTCAATAAATATCGTGACTTTGGAGGAATCCGCAACGAAGAGGATATCCTAATCACTGAAACGGGTAACCGGGTACTCGGAAAACCACTCGCCAAGACAATTGAAGAAGTAGAGTCGGAACGCGAAAAAGCCTGGCTTGGTTGA